GCAAAAGGGAACGAATGGGCTCTTAAGGCTTCAATGATTATAGCGGTTTTCAGCAAGGAAAAAGATGATTGTGTATTGAAAAACCGCATATATCATCAATTTGATACGGGGATGGCTACTGCTCTCCTGTTACTCAAAGCAACTGAATTAGGTTTGGTGGCTCACCCCATAGCAGGGTATGATGAAGAAGCAGTTAAAAAAGCATGTGTCATACCTCATGAGTTTACTGTAATTACCCTCATAATCATTGGTAAAAAAGATGATGTAATCCATGATGATTTGAGCGAATGGCAAAAGGAAAGCGAAAAGAGCCGCCCACCTAGAAAGCCGCTGGAAGACTTTGCGTTTCACAATGTGTATACGTCCAAGTAAAGGGTCAGAGCAAAAGCTCACCACGGCAATAAGCACACAGGCGCTCAATACACTCTTCCAGTGTATCTCCCAACTCTAAAAAATACTGATGCAGGGTAATCTTTAAATGAGGGCGATAGTTACTGTCAAAATAAGCCCGTGACCCACCAAAGTAGCTTTCAAAAGGGCTTTTTACCTTGCCTGCACGCACCGGATTGTTGGCAAAGTACCATAGTAAGTTAAGTAAATATATTCGAGGATTGTCCGCAAACTCTACAATGCTATCTTTGAAGCGCTCATTCCATACAGGGCCCGTGCGCTGCATCATCGTATTAAATCGTTGTGCAAACCGCGACTTAATATACTGCACGATACGGGATATAGTAGC
This sequence is a window from Spirochaetota bacterium. Protein-coding genes within it:
- a CDS encoding transposase; the protein is IKALFEYCIMLAQAKYPFELINYQIMDNHIHLLIRTVEGGATISRIVQYIKSRFAQRFNTMMQRTGPVWNERFKDSIVEFADNPRIYLLNLLWYFANNPVRAGKVKSPFESYFGGSRAYFDSNYRPHLKITLHQYFLELGDTLEECIERLCAYCRGELLL
- a CDS encoding nitroreductase family protein; this encodes MTLQKAIEARRAYRSLAPVTITENMVSELAKAAALAPSCYNNQPWRFVFVYEPGKLDELKKALAKGNEWALKASMIIAVFSKEKDDCVLKNRIYHQFDTGMATALLLLKATELGLVAHPIAGYDEEAVKKACVIPHEFTVITLIIIGKKDDVIHDDLSEWQKESEKSRPPRKPLEDFAFHNVYTSK